A window of the bacterium genome harbors these coding sequences:
- a CDS encoding type II toxin-antitoxin system RelE/ParE family toxin, translating into MEDLDFVPSSYFKKLKEDIWEVRITFGSNAYRIFCFLVENSVVVLTHGVLKSEIETKAYKRDFLNRRLE; encoded by the coding sequence TTGGAAGATTTAGATTTTGTTCCATCCTCATATTTTAAGAAACTAAAAGAGGATATTTGGGAAGTAAGAATTACATTTGGTTCAAATGCCTATCGCATATTTTGTTTTCTTGTAGAGAATTCTGTGGTTGTGCTAACCCATGGGGTTCTAAAATCCGAAATAGAAACAAAGGCTTATAAAAGAGATTTTTTAAACAGGAGGTTAGAATGA